A single region of the Nomia melanderi isolate GNS246 chromosome 12, iyNomMela1, whole genome shotgun sequence genome encodes:
- the Nc73EF gene encoding oxoglutarate dehydrogenase Nc73EF isoform X8, giving the protein MQPARGLQNRFYGNICLIRGHHIAKLDPLGINSADLDDRHPQELLYNYYSFEESDMDRIFKLPSTTFIGGKEKSLPLREILKRLEAAYCGHIGVEFMFINSLEQCNWIRQKMETPGIMEMTNDERRLILARLTRATGFEAFLARKWSSEKRFGLEGCEILIPAMKQVIDKSTELGVESIVMGMPHRGRLNVLANVCRKPLSQIFTQFAALEAADDGSGDVKYHLGTYIERLNRVTNKNIRLAVVANPSHLEAVDSVVQGKTRAEQFYRGDGEGKKVMSILLHGDAAFCGQGIVFETMHLSDLPDYTTHGTIHIVANNQIGFTTDPRHSRSSPYCTDVARVVNAPIFHVNSDDPEAVMHVCKVAAEWRATFHKDVVIDIVSYRRNGHNEIDEPMFTQPLMYRKIKNTLPVLDKYAKSLINDSVVTEEEVKDVKAKYEKICEEAYTNARQETHIKYKDWLDSPWSGFFEGKDPLKVSPTGIKEDTLVHIGKKFSSPPPNAAEFVIHKGIERILKSRMEMIEARTVDWALGEAMAFGSLLKEGIHVRLSGQDVERGTFSHRHHVLHHQTVDKATYRPLCYLYPDQAPYTVCNSSLSEFGVLGFELGYSMTNPNALVCWEAQFGDFNNTAQCIIDQFISSGQAKWVRQSGLVMLQPHGLEGMGPEHSSARLERFLQMSADDPDYFPPESEEFAVRQLHDINWIVANCSTPANYFHILRRQIALPFRKPLILMTPKSLLRHPEAKSSFDLMLEDTEFLRVIPEEGVAAQNPRNVKRVVFCSGKVYYDLKKARAEKKLDDKVAIARVEQISPFPYDLVKKEAAKYPDAELIWAQEEHKNQGAWTYVQPRFFTALNGTRSVTGGNTSYKSDSSGGWFSGLFSSSKPTTTSAPESQSVESDKPKPRTVRYAGRPTAASPATGSKMQHLKELKQLLDDSLDV; this is encoded by the exons ATGCAGCCCGCAAGGGGTCTCCAGAACAGGTTCTACGGCAATATATGCTTG ATCCGTGGCCATCATATCGCTAAATTGGATCCACTTGGCATCAACAGCGCTGATCTTGATGATAGACATCCACAAGAGTTgctctataattattattcattcg AGGAATCGGACATGGACCGCATTTTCAAGTTACCGTCTACCACCTTTATCGGTGGCAAAGAGAAATCATTACCTCTTCGTGAAATCCTGAAGAGATTGGAGGCTGCGTATTGCGGTCACATCGGTGTGGAGTTCATGTTCATCAACTCGTTGGAACAGTGCAATTGGATTCGTCAGAAAATGGAGACACCTGGTATTATGGAGATGACGAACGACGAGAGGAGACTTATCTTAGCTAGATTAACTCGCGCAACCGG TTTCGAAGCGTTCCTTGCTCGCAAGTGGTCGTCGGAGAAACGATTTGGATTAGAAGGATGTGAAATCTTGATTCCTGCCATGAAGCAGGTAATCGACAAGTCCACTGAATTGGGTGTTGAATCCATTGTAATGGGTATGCCTCATCGTGGCCGTCTGAATGTTCTTGCCAACGTTTGCCGTAAACCTTTGAGCCAAATATTCACACAGTTCGCGGCTCTTGAAGCAGCAGACGAT GGTTCTGGTGATGTGAAGTATCACTTGGGAACATACATCGAGCGTTTGAACCGCGTGACGAACAAGAACATTCGTTTGGCTGTGGTTGCCAATCCATCTCACTTGGAGGCTGTTGATTCTGTGGTTCAAGGAAAAACACGCGCCGAGCAGTTTTATCGTGGCGATGGCGAAGGCAAGAAG GTCATGTCTATTCTTCTGCACGGTGACGCTGCATTCTGTGGACAAGGAATTGTTTTCGAAACAATGCACTTATCTGATTTACCTGATTACACGACGCATGGCACGATTCACATTGTCGCGAACAATCAAATTGGATTTACCACTGATCCTAGACATTCGCGATCCTCGCCATACTGTACTG ATGTCGCAAGGGTAGTTAACGCACCCATTTTCCACGTTAATTCTGATGACCCGGAGGCTGTGATGCACGTATGCAAAGTTGCCGCTGAATGGAGAGCAACTTTCCACAAGGATGTCGTTATCGATATTGTGTCTTATAGGCGAAATGGTCACAATGAAATCGATGAACCGATGTTCACGCAACCACTGATGTACAGGAAAATCAAAAATACTTTACCAGTTCTGGATAAATATGCTAAATCGCTTATCAACGATAGCGTTGTTACCGAGGAAGAAGTCAAG GATGTTAAAGCCAAGTACGAAAAGATCTGCGAAGAAGCGTACACTAATGCCAGGCAAGAGACGCATATTAAGTACAAGGATTGGTTGGATTCGCCATGGTCTGGCTTCTTTGAAGGCAAAGACCCGTTGAAAGTATCTCCTACGGGTATCAAAGAGGATACTCTGGTTCACATTGGCAAAAAATTCTCGTCGCCACCTCCTAATGCCGCTGAATTTGTCATTCACAAAG GTATTGAACGTATTTTGAAGTCGCGTATGGAAATGATCGAAGCACGGACTGTTGATTGGGCTCTTGGAGAGGCTATGGCCTTTGGTTCTCTTTTGAAGGAAGGCATCCACGTTAGATTGTCAGGACAAGACGTGGAGAGAGGAACCTTCTCACACAGACATCACGTGCTTCATCATCAAACCGTGGACAAGGCTACTTATAGACCGCTATGCTACCTCTATCCCGATCAGGCCCCGTACACTGTGTGCAACAGCTCTTTGTCTGAATTCGGCGTACTTG GATTTGAATTAGGTTATTCCATGACGAATCCCAATGCGTTAGTATGTTGGGAGGCGCAGTTTGGTGATTTCAACAATACGGCACAGTGTATAATCGATCAGTTTATCAGCAGCGGACAAGCGAAGTGGGTACGTCAGTCTGGTCTTGTTATGCTGCAGCCTCATGGGCTTGAGGGAATG GGTCCAGAACATTCGAGCGCTCGCTTGGAACGTTTCCTTCAAATGTCTGCTGACGACCCAGACTACTTCCCTCCGGAAAGCGAAGAGTTTGCTGTACGCCAGTTGCATGACATCAACTGGATTGTCGCTAATTGCAGTACACCCGCAAACTATTTCCACATCTTAAGAAGGCAAATTGCATTGCCCTTCAGGAAGCCCTTGATCCTGATGACACCAAAATCGTTGCTTCGTCACCCAGAAGCAAAATCTAGTTTTGACTTAATGTTGGAAGACACTGAATTCCTTAGAGTAATACCAGAAGAGGGTGTTGCAGCCCAGAATCCTAGGAATGTTAAGAGAGTAGTATTTTGTTCCGGCAAAGTCTACTACGACCTCAAGAAGGCACGCGCGGAAAAGAAGCTGGACGACAAAGTCGCTATCGCGAGAGTCGAACAA ATTTCACCTTTCCCATACGATCTGGTGAAGAAAGAAGCTGCTAAGTATCCCGATGCGGAACTGATCTGGGCTCAGGAAGAACACAAGAATCAGGGTGCATGGACATACGTTCAACCTAGATTCTTCACAGCTCTGAACGGCACCCGCTCTGTTAC CGGCGGAAATACGTCGTACAAGAGTGACAGTAGCGGAGGTTGGTTTAGCGGTCTGTTTTCATCGTCTAAACCGACAACGACCAGCGCACCCGAGTCGCAGTCGGTAGAATCCGATAAACCAAAACCGAGAACAGTGAG ATACGCTGGTCGTCCAACGGCAGCTTCGCCAGCAACGGGCAGCAAAATGCAGCATCTCAAAGAGCTGAAACAATTGCTCGACGACTCTCTCGATGTTTAA
- the Nc73EF gene encoding oxoglutarate dehydrogenase Nc73EF isoform X7, with translation MQPARGLQNRFYGNICLIRGHHIAKLDPLGINSADLDDRHPQELLYNYYSFGKRARTTYSQELQYRVAALMKKESDMDRIFKLPSTTFIGGKEKSLPLREILKRLEAAYCGHIGVEFMFINSLEQCNWIRQKMETPGIMEMTNDERRLILARLTRATGFEAFLARKWSSEKRFGLEGCEILIPAMKQVIDKSTELGVESIVMGMPHRGRLNVLANVCRKPLSQIFTQFAALEAADDGSGDVKYHLGTYIERLNRVTNKNIRLAVVANPSHLEAVDSVVQGKTRAEQFYRGDGEGKKVMSILLHGDAAFCGQGIVFETMHLSDLPDYTTHGTIHIVANNQIGFTTDPRHSRSSPYCTDVARVVNAPIFHVNSDDPEAVMHVCKVAAEWRATFHKDVVIDIVSYRRNGHNEIDEPMFTQPLMYRKIKNTLPVLDKYAKSLINDSVVTEEEVKDVKAKYEKICEEAYTNARQETHIKYKDWLDSPWSGFFEGKDPLKVSPTGIKEDTLVHIGKKFSSPPPNAAEFVIHKGIERILKSRMEMIEARTVDWALGEAMAFGSLLKEGIHVRLSGQDVERGTFSHRHHVLHHQTVDKATYRPLCYLYPDQAPYTVCNSSLSEFGVLGFELGYSMTNPNALVCWEAQFGDFNNTAQCIIDQFISSGQAKWVRQSGLVMLQPHGLEGMGPEHSSARLERFLQMSADDPDYFPPESEEFAVRQLHDINWIVANCSTPANYFHILRRQIALPFRKPLILMTPKSLLRHPEAKSSFDLMLEDTEFLRVIPEEGVAAQNPRNVKRVVFCSGKVYYDLKKARAEKKLDDKVAIARVEQISPFPYDLVKKEAAKYPDAELIWAQEEHKNQGAWTYVQPRFFTALNGTRSVTGGNTSYKSDSSGGWFSGLFSSSKPTTTSAPESQSVESDKPKPRTVRYAGRPTAASPATGSKMQHLKELKQLLDDSLDV, from the exons ATGCAGCCCGCAAGGGGTCTCCAGAACAGGTTCTACGGCAATATATGCTTG ATCCGTGGCCATCATATCGCTAAATTGGATCCACTTGGCATCAACAGCGCTGATCTTGATGATAGACATCCACAAGAGTTgctctataattattattcattcg GAAAGAGAGCACGTACTACTTACTCTCAGGAACTACAATACCGAGTAGCTGCACTTATGAAAA AGGAATCGGACATGGACCGCATTTTCAAGTTACCGTCTACCACCTTTATCGGTGGCAAAGAGAAATCATTACCTCTTCGTGAAATCCTGAAGAGATTGGAGGCTGCGTATTGCGGTCACATCGGTGTGGAGTTCATGTTCATCAACTCGTTGGAACAGTGCAATTGGATTCGTCAGAAAATGGAGACACCTGGTATTATGGAGATGACGAACGACGAGAGGAGACTTATCTTAGCTAGATTAACTCGCGCAACCGG TTTCGAAGCGTTCCTTGCTCGCAAGTGGTCGTCGGAGAAACGATTTGGATTAGAAGGATGTGAAATCTTGATTCCTGCCATGAAGCAGGTAATCGACAAGTCCACTGAATTGGGTGTTGAATCCATTGTAATGGGTATGCCTCATCGTGGCCGTCTGAATGTTCTTGCCAACGTTTGCCGTAAACCTTTGAGCCAAATATTCACACAGTTCGCGGCTCTTGAAGCAGCAGACGAT GGTTCTGGTGATGTGAAGTATCACTTGGGAACATACATCGAGCGTTTGAACCGCGTGACGAACAAGAACATTCGTTTGGCTGTGGTTGCCAATCCATCTCACTTGGAGGCTGTTGATTCTGTGGTTCAAGGAAAAACACGCGCCGAGCAGTTTTATCGTGGCGATGGCGAAGGCAAGAAG GTCATGTCTATTCTTCTGCACGGTGACGCTGCATTCTGTGGACAAGGAATTGTTTTCGAAACAATGCACTTATCTGATTTACCTGATTACACGACGCATGGCACGATTCACATTGTCGCGAACAATCAAATTGGATTTACCACTGATCCTAGACATTCGCGATCCTCGCCATACTGTACTG ATGTCGCAAGGGTAGTTAACGCACCCATTTTCCACGTTAATTCTGATGACCCGGAGGCTGTGATGCACGTATGCAAAGTTGCCGCTGAATGGAGAGCAACTTTCCACAAGGATGTCGTTATCGATATTGTGTCTTATAGGCGAAATGGTCACAATGAAATCGATGAACCGATGTTCACGCAACCACTGATGTACAGGAAAATCAAAAATACTTTACCAGTTCTGGATAAATATGCTAAATCGCTTATCAACGATAGCGTTGTTACCGAGGAAGAAGTCAAG GATGTTAAAGCCAAGTACGAAAAGATCTGCGAAGAAGCGTACACTAATGCCAGGCAAGAGACGCATATTAAGTACAAGGATTGGTTGGATTCGCCATGGTCTGGCTTCTTTGAAGGCAAAGACCCGTTGAAAGTATCTCCTACGGGTATCAAAGAGGATACTCTGGTTCACATTGGCAAAAAATTCTCGTCGCCACCTCCTAATGCCGCTGAATTTGTCATTCACAAAG GTATTGAACGTATTTTGAAGTCGCGTATGGAAATGATCGAAGCACGGACTGTTGATTGGGCTCTTGGAGAGGCTATGGCCTTTGGTTCTCTTTTGAAGGAAGGCATCCACGTTAGATTGTCAGGACAAGACGTGGAGAGAGGAACCTTCTCACACAGACATCACGTGCTTCATCATCAAACCGTGGACAAGGCTACTTATAGACCGCTATGCTACCTCTATCCCGATCAGGCCCCGTACACTGTGTGCAACAGCTCTTTGTCTGAATTCGGCGTACTTG GATTTGAATTAGGTTATTCCATGACGAATCCCAATGCGTTAGTATGTTGGGAGGCGCAGTTTGGTGATTTCAACAATACGGCACAGTGTATAATCGATCAGTTTATCAGCAGCGGACAAGCGAAGTGGGTACGTCAGTCTGGTCTTGTTATGCTGCAGCCTCATGGGCTTGAGGGAATG GGTCCAGAACATTCGAGCGCTCGCTTGGAACGTTTCCTTCAAATGTCTGCTGACGACCCAGACTACTTCCCTCCGGAAAGCGAAGAGTTTGCTGTACGCCAGTTGCATGACATCAACTGGATTGTCGCTAATTGCAGTACACCCGCAAACTATTTCCACATCTTAAGAAGGCAAATTGCATTGCCCTTCAGGAAGCCCTTGATCCTGATGACACCAAAATCGTTGCTTCGTCACCCAGAAGCAAAATCTAGTTTTGACTTAATGTTGGAAGACACTGAATTCCTTAGAGTAATACCAGAAGAGGGTGTTGCAGCCCAGAATCCTAGGAATGTTAAGAGAGTAGTATTTTGTTCCGGCAAAGTCTACTACGACCTCAAGAAGGCACGCGCGGAAAAGAAGCTGGACGACAAAGTCGCTATCGCGAGAGTCGAACAA ATTTCACCTTTCCCATACGATCTGGTGAAGAAAGAAGCTGCTAAGTATCCCGATGCGGAACTGATCTGGGCTCAGGAAGAACACAAGAATCAGGGTGCATGGACATACGTTCAACCTAGATTCTTCACAGCTCTGAACGGCACCCGCTCTGTTAC CGGCGGAAATACGTCGTACAAGAGTGACAGTAGCGGAGGTTGGTTTAGCGGTCTGTTTTCATCGTCTAAACCGACAACGACCAGCGCACCCGAGTCGCAGTCGGTAGAATCCGATAAACCAAAACCGAGAACAGTGAG ATACGCTGGTCGTCCAACGGCAGCTTCGCCAGCAACGGGCAGCAAAATGCAGCATCTCAAAGAGCTGAAACAATTGCTCGACGACTCTCTCGATGTTTAA